One Mycolicibacterium pulveris genomic region harbors:
- the hisG gene encoding ATP phosphoribosyltransferase, which translates to MLRVAVPNKGTLSEPASEILSEAGYRRRTDSKDLTVVDPANNVEFFFLRPKDIAIYVGSGELDFGITGRDLAAESEAPVHERLALGFGYSTFRYAAPAGRTWRVEDLAGKRIATAFPNLVRKDLAARGIDATVIRLDGAVEISVQLGVADAIADVVGSGRTLGLHNLVAFGESLCDSEAVLIERIDASDDNRSARDQLAGRVQGVVFGQQYLMLDYDCPRSALDDAIAVTPGLESPTIAPLADTAWVAVRALVPRRDVNAIMDELGSIGAKAILASDIRFCRI; encoded by the coding sequence ATGCTGCGCGTCGCGGTACCCAACAAGGGCACGCTTTCAGAACCGGCGTCCGAGATCCTGTCGGAAGCCGGATACCGCCGTCGCACCGACTCGAAGGACCTGACCGTCGTCGATCCCGCCAACAATGTCGAGTTCTTCTTCCTTCGGCCCAAGGACATCGCCATCTACGTCGGGTCCGGGGAGCTGGATTTCGGCATCACCGGGCGCGATCTGGCGGCCGAGTCCGAGGCGCCGGTGCACGAACGCCTGGCGCTGGGTTTCGGGTACTCGACATTCCGCTACGCCGCACCGGCCGGGCGCACCTGGCGGGTCGAGGATCTCGCGGGCAAGCGGATCGCCACCGCGTTCCCGAATCTGGTCCGAAAAGACTTGGCGGCCAGGGGGATTGATGCGACCGTGATCCGGCTGGACGGGGCGGTGGAGATCTCGGTGCAACTCGGGGTCGCCGACGCGATCGCCGACGTGGTGGGTTCGGGCCGGACCCTGGGCCTGCACAACCTGGTGGCGTTCGGCGAATCGCTGTGCGACTCAGAGGCGGTGCTCATCGAACGCATCGACGCCTCCGACGACAACCGCTCGGCGCGTGACCAATTGGCCGGGCGCGTGCAGGGCGTGGTGTTCGGCCAGCAGTACCTGATGCTGGACTACGACTGTCCGCGCAGTGCGCTCGACGACGCGATCGCCGTCACGCCCGGGCTGGAGTCGCCCACCATCGCCCCGCTGGCCGACACCGCGTGGGTGGCCGTGCGGGCACTGGTGCCGCGTCGCGATGTCAACGCCATCATGGACGAACTGGGTTCCATCGGCGCGAAGGCGATTCTGGCCTCTGACATCCGGTTCTGCCGCATCTGA
- a CDS encoding DUF4126 family protein, with translation MTHALVLLLALLIGVIAGLRAFTAPAIVSWGALLGWIDVGDKWSEWMAHPVTVTVLTIFLLVELVTDQLPQTPSRKTTLQFLTRLLMGGFAGAVVGSAFFHTFSSLGAGIIGAVLGTLAGAAARERLASLRSGQDRPGAILEDVVAVGGGFLIAFLVSLI, from the coding sequence ATGACGCACGCCCTCGTACTCTTGCTCGCCCTGCTGATCGGTGTGATCGCCGGCCTGCGGGCGTTCACGGCGCCCGCGATCGTCTCATGGGGCGCCCTGCTGGGCTGGATCGACGTGGGCGACAAGTGGTCTGAGTGGATGGCACATCCGGTCACCGTCACGGTGTTGACGATCTTCCTTCTGGTGGAGTTGGTGACCGACCAACTGCCGCAGACGCCGAGTCGTAAGACGACACTTCAGTTCCTCACCCGGCTACTCATGGGCGGCTTCGCCGGCGCGGTCGTCGGCAGCGCGTTCTTCCACACGTTCAGCTCGCTGGGCGCCGGAATCATCGGCGCGGTGCTGGGCACCCTGGCAGGCGCGGCGGCGCGGGAGCGGTTGGCGTCGCTGCGCAGCGGGCAGGACCGGCCCGGCGCCATCCTCGAGGACGTCGTCGCCGTCGGCGGCGGATTTCTCATCGCCTTCCTCGTCAGCCTGATCTGA
- a CDS encoding FAD-containing oxidoreductase: MTEKFDAIIVGAGQAGPPLAGRLTEAGQQVAVIERKLFGGTCVNYGCIPTKTLVASAHAAHLARRGAEYGVSTGDVTVDMRKVKARKDAIVDDDRRGVEGWLDGMPGCTVIRGHARFESPHTIRVDDRVLKADRIFLNVGGRAVAPDMPGLSEIDYMTNVGILELATVPEHLVIIGGSYIALEFAQMYRRFGAEVTVIEKGPRLTSREDEDVSAAIKEILEAEGIEVVVDANAIRFTKHDNGFEVIPRDGAQPVAGTHLLMAVGRQPNTDDLGLDRAGVETDERGYIVVDDQLRTNVAHIWAMGDCNGRGAFTHTSYNDFEIVAANLLDDDPRRVSDRVLTYALYIDPPLGRAGMTVDQVRRSGRKALVSKRPMTRVGRAVEKGETQGFMKVVVDAETEKILGAAILGVGGDEVIHAILDIMTADEPYTAISRTMHIHPTVSELVPTMLQEMTPLT; the protein is encoded by the coding sequence GTGACAGAGAAGTTCGACGCGATCATCGTCGGTGCCGGTCAAGCGGGGCCGCCGCTGGCGGGCCGGCTGACCGAGGCCGGGCAGCAGGTCGCGGTGATCGAGCGCAAACTGTTCGGCGGCACCTGCGTCAACTACGGCTGCATCCCCACCAAGACGTTGGTGGCCAGCGCGCACGCGGCACACCTGGCGCGGCGCGGGGCGGAATACGGTGTCAGCACAGGCGATGTCACCGTCGACATGCGAAAGGTCAAGGCCCGCAAGGACGCCATCGTCGATGATGACCGCCGCGGCGTCGAGGGCTGGCTGGACGGCATGCCCGGATGCACGGTGATCCGGGGCCATGCCCGGTTCGAGAGCCCGCACACCATCCGGGTCGACGACCGGGTGTTGAAGGCCGACCGGATCTTCCTCAACGTCGGTGGCAGGGCGGTGGCTCCCGACATGCCCGGCCTCTCCGAAATCGACTACATGACCAACGTCGGCATCCTCGAACTCGCCACCGTGCCGGAACATCTGGTCATCATCGGCGGCAGCTACATCGCGCTGGAGTTCGCGCAGATGTACCGGCGGTTCGGCGCCGAGGTCACGGTGATCGAGAAGGGACCACGGCTGACCTCACGGGAAGACGAGGACGTCTCGGCCGCCATCAAGGAGATCCTGGAAGCCGAGGGCATCGAGGTGGTCGTCGATGCGAACGCGATCCGGTTCACCAAGCACGACAACGGTTTCGAGGTGATACCCCGCGACGGTGCGCAGCCCGTCGCCGGCACCCACCTGCTGATGGCGGTGGGTCGGCAGCCCAACACCGACGACCTCGGTCTGGACAGGGCCGGCGTCGAAACCGACGAGCGGGGCTACATCGTGGTCGACGATCAGCTGCGCACCAACGTCGCCCACATCTGGGCGATGGGGGACTGCAACGGCCGGGGCGCCTTCACGCACACGTCGTACAACGACTTCGAGATCGTGGCGGCCAACCTGCTCGACGACGATCCGCGCCGGGTCAGCGATCGCGTGCTGACCTATGCGCTCTACATCGATCCGCCGCTGGGCCGGGCCGGTATGACGGTCGACCAGGTGCGCCGGTCAGGACGAAAGGCGTTGGTGAGCAAGCGGCCGATGACTCGGGTGGGGCGCGCCGTCGAGAAGGGGGAGACGCAGGGTTTCATGAAGGTGGTGGTCGACGCCGAAACCGAGAAGATCCTCGGCGCGGCGATCCTGGGCGTCGGCGGCGACGAGGTCATCCACGCGATCCTCGACATCATGACCGCCGACGAGCCCTACACCGCGATCTCGCGCACCATGCACATCCACCCCACGGTCAGCGAGTTGGTGCCGACGATGCTGCAGGAGATGACTCCGCTGACGTAG
- a CDS encoding flavodoxin family protein — protein sequence MTHNGSDIAAPALAVAYQSGFGHTAVLADAVAAGAREVGADVTVIAVDRMTETDWDVLDGADGIVFGSATYMGNVSAGFQAFAEKTGRRCVEGTWRDKTAAGFTNSGAKSGDKLGTLMSLAVFAAQHHMHWVNLGLPPGWNSSRGSESDLNRLGFWLGAGAQTDVDAGTDRVHAADIQTCRHLGARVALVTRQLNIGRSATSAESSPAASSAPTR from the coding sequence ATGACGCACAACGGTTCTGACATCGCAGCGCCCGCGCTGGCGGTCGCCTACCAATCCGGGTTCGGGCACACCGCGGTGCTCGCCGACGCTGTCGCCGCGGGCGCGCGGGAGGTCGGCGCGGACGTCACGGTGATCGCCGTCGACCGGATGACCGAGACCGACTGGGACGTCCTGGACGGCGCCGACGGCATCGTGTTCGGCAGCGCGACCTACATGGGCAACGTCTCGGCGGGTTTCCAGGCGTTCGCCGAGAAGACCGGCCGACGCTGCGTCGAGGGCACCTGGCGGGACAAGACCGCCGCCGGCTTCACCAACTCGGGCGCCAAGTCCGGCGACAAGCTCGGCACGCTGATGTCATTGGCCGTGTTCGCGGCGCAACACCACATGCACTGGGTCAACCTGGGACTGCCCCCGGGATGGAACAGTTCACGCGGCAGCGAAAGCGATCTCAACCGGTTGGGCTTCTGGCTGGGCGCGGGCGCGCAGACCGACGTGGACGCCGGAACCGACCGGGTTCACGCCGCCGATATCCAGACCTGCCGTCACCTCGGGGCGCGGGTAGCGCTGGTGACCCGGCAGCTCAACATCGGACGTTCGGCTACGTCAGCGGAGTCATCTCCTGCAGCATCGTCGGCACCAACTCGCTGA
- a CDS encoding SRPBCC family protein: MTAREGKLTVDGDRAVLMFERRLPYPVEAVWSAITDPAERRQWFGETTIDAREGGSIEMVATGPPLPPERKRMTGRILVWDPPRVLEHEWKQPIVEDGVVRYELIPDGDGTLLRFTHRGLGVGNAKGFRSGTHAFLDRLEAYLAGDALPDWMTRRQEITGSTRLEFD; this comes from the coding sequence ATGACCGCGCGCGAAGGCAAACTCACCGTCGACGGCGACCGTGCGGTGCTCATGTTCGAGCGTCGCCTGCCGTACCCGGTGGAGGCGGTGTGGTCGGCGATCACCGACCCGGCCGAGCGTCGCCAGTGGTTCGGTGAGACGACGATCGATGCACGCGAAGGCGGCTCGATCGAGATGGTCGCCACCGGCCCGCCGCTACCCCCCGAACGTAAGCGGATGACCGGCCGCATCCTGGTGTGGGATCCGCCGAGAGTCCTCGAGCACGAATGGAAACAGCCGATCGTCGAGGACGGCGTGGTGCGCTACGAACTGATCCCCGACGGCGACGGCACGCTGCTGCGGTTCACCCACCGCGGCCTGGGTGTGGGCAATGCCAAGGGATTTCGCAGCGGCACCCACGCGTTTCTCGATCGGCTCGAAGCCTACCTCGCGGGCGACGCGTTGCCGGATTGGATGACGCGCCGTCAAGAGATCACCGGATCAACACGATTGGAGTTCGACTGA
- a CDS encoding ArsR/SmtB family transcription factor, which produces MDVFEAVAEPSRRALLDALIDGERTAGELVATLPELTQPTVSRHLRVLREVGLVEVRPDAQRRIYALRADGLVAIDKWIERYRHYWADHLDALERHLHDKHGDRK; this is translated from the coding sequence ATGGACGTCTTCGAAGCGGTCGCCGAACCGAGTCGGCGCGCCCTGCTCGATGCGCTCATCGACGGCGAGCGCACCGCGGGCGAACTGGTGGCCACGCTGCCCGAGCTGACCCAGCCGACGGTGTCCCGGCATCTGCGGGTGCTGCGCGAGGTCGGGTTGGTCGAGGTTCGCCCCGACGCGCAGCGCCGGATCTACGCGCTGCGCGCCGACGGTCTGGTCGCGATCGACAAGTGGATCGAGCGCTATCGGCACTACTGGGCCGATCATCTGGATGCCCTGGAGCGTCACCTGCACGACAAGCACGGGGACCGGAAATGA